The segment TGCCGACTGCATCGAGACGAGTCAGCACTGCAGCGCCTTCGCCGTGAATCTCGCCAGACATCTCAGCGATGCCTTGCGCGTTGTCGGAGACCGGGCCGAAGGTGTCCATCGAGACGATGACACCAACAGTCGTGAGCAGACCAGTACCCGCAAGGGCGATGGCGAACAGCGACAGAATCACAACGCCGCCACCAATGAGGTAAGCCGCGTAGACCGCTGCACCGATGATGAGCGCCGAGTACACCGCTGATTCAAGACCCAGCGAGATGCCGGACAAGATGACCGTTGCCGGACCGGTGAGCGAGGTCTTGGCGACATCGTCAACCGGGCGACGGTTGGTCTCAGTGAAGTAGGCCGTGAGCTGCTGGATCACCGCTGCGAGCACAATGCCAATGAGCACTGCGGTAACCACGTAAACGCGCGGACCAATGGTGCTCAAGCCATTTGCGCTGGTGATGGCATCAATGGCGAGGCCAGCAGGTGCGTAGGTTGTGAGGAGTTGCTCCCACGTTGCTGGGATCCAGACGAACGCAGCGCCAATGACCAACACCAATGACAGCGCCGCAGAGATGAAGAATCCGCGGTTGATTGCAGACATGCCCGAGCGATCGCCCTGGCGAGGAGCCACGGCGAAGATGCCGACCACGGCGGTCAGCACACCGATTGCGGGAACCACGAGCGGGAACACCAGGCCGAGTGAGCCGAACGCGGCCTTGCCCAGGATCAGCGCGGCAACCAAGGTCACGGCGTAGGACTCGAAGAGGTCCGCGGCCATGCCTGCACAGTCACCGACGTTGTCACCGACGTTGTCCGCGATAGTCGCTGCGTTTCGTGGGTCGTCTTCTGGGATGCCCTGCTCGACCTTGCCGACGAGGTCAGCGCCGACGTCAGCTGCCTTGGTGAAGATGCCACCGCCGACACGCATGAACATGGCGAGCAGCGCGGCACCGAAGCCGAAGCCCTCAAGAACCTTGGGAGCATCACCCTTATATACGAGCACGACGACGGCGGCGCCGAACAGGCCAAGGCCGACGGTGAACATGCCAGCCACACCACCAGTGCGGAAGGCGATGCGCATTGCCTTCTGCTCACCGGAATCCTTGGCGGCTGCTGCCACGCGCACATTGCCTCGAACCGCGAGCCACATGCCCATGTAGCCGGTGGTACCCGAGAAGGTCGCGCCGACCAGGAAGAAGATGCTTCGGCCGATGCGCTCGCTTGTGGTCTCTGCCGGAAGCAGGAACAGAACGAAGAAGACGACCACAGCAAAGACGGCCAGGGTCTTGAACTGACGGTTCAGGAAGGCCGATGCGCCCTCTTGAATCGCAGCTGCGATCTCCTGCATCTTCGGGGTGCCTGCATCTGCTGCAAGGACTTCGCGAACCAGCACTGCCGCCACAACCAGGGCAGCTAATGCGATGACAGCAACGACGACGACGGTCGTCAAGTTGCCTCCGCTGAGCTCAATCATGGGTCTCCTGACTAAACGTGCATGAACGTTCTGGGAATCGCGCGGAGTCTATGCAGCCAGAGCCGGAAATCCCCCCGAATTGGGAAATTGTCCGTTTCGTTCGAACTACGTGTTGCGTACCGCGTCGGCCACTGTGTCGTAGATCGCAATGTGCTCGTCGAGCCCAGTAATCGCAAGCACCTTCTGGACTCGGGAACCCACCCCAGCCATAGCGACTTGGCCACCCTCATCACGAGCTTGAATGGCGGCCTTGACGAGCACCCCAAGACCAGTGGAATCCATGAATGCGATCCTCGTTGCATCGATGACGAGCCGGCCCGGAGGAGACCAAGAGTCGGCTATTGCCGAATCGAGGATGGCTGCTGTTGCAAGATCCACATCGCCATGGACGGTCAGCACGGCCGCATTCCCAAGCATCTCGGCGGAGACCTCGAAACTCATGGCCAAAGGGTGACACACCAGAGCGCTACGGTGAACAAAATGAGCAGAAGCGTCGACGGAATGCTAGCGCGGCTTGCACAAGGCCGCGAGGATCGGCTGCGCCATATTGAAGTGCGGCCCGCTCGCGAGGCAGTTGTTGCTGACTGGCCGATATGGCTTCCCGAAGAGATTCGAGCCTCGTATCCAGGCATCTTCCAGCCCTGGCTCCATCAAGTGCAGGCGGCAGAAATAGCCTTTGGCGGCGATCACGTCGTGCTGGCCACCGGAACTGCCTCTGGCAAGTCGCTCGCGTATTCGATGCCGATACTCACGGGGATTCATGCCGGGCTGACAGCTGCAAATGGCCGAGGAGCCACTGCCCTCTATATCGCGCCGACAAAGGCACTTGCCCATGATCAGTTGCGGACCTTCGCTGAACGCGAGCTGCCTTGGCTGCGCGCCGCCACAGTCGACGGGGACAACTCGCGCGAAGAGCGGATCTGGGCGCAGTC is part of the Actinomycetota bacterium genome and harbors:
- a CDS encoding sodium-translocating pyrophosphatase, with the translated sequence MIELSGGNLTTVVVVAVIALAALVVAAVLVREVLAADAGTPKMQEIAAAIQEGASAFLNRQFKTLAVFAVVVFFVLFLLPAETTSERIGRSIFFLVGATFSGTTGYMGMWLAVRGNVRVAAAAKDSGEQKAMRIAFRTGGVAGMFTVGLGLFGAAVVVLVYKGDAPKVLEGFGFGAALLAMFMRVGGGIFTKAADVGADLVGKVEQGIPEDDPRNAATIADNVGDNVGDCAGMAADLFESYAVTLVAALILGKAAFGSLGLVFPLVVPAIGVLTAVVGIFAVAPRQGDRSGMSAINRGFFISAALSLVLVIGAAFVWIPATWEQLLTTYAPAGLAIDAITSANGLSTIGPRVYVVTAVLIGIVLAAVIQQLTAYFTETNRRPVDDVAKTSLTGPATVILSGISLGLESAVYSALIIGAAVYAAYLIGGGVVILSLFAIALAGTGLLTTVGVIVSMDTFGPVSDNAQGIAEMSGEIHGEGAAVLTRLDAVGNSTKAITKGIAIATAVLAATALFGAFRDTVQAATAISGASITDVFSNLEYLGILDVASPANLVGLIIGASVVFLFSGLAISAVSRAAGAVIYEVRRQFRDHPGIMEGTEKPEYAKVVDIVTRDSQRELITPGLLAVLTPIAVGFGLGIGPLGAYLAGTIATGVLMAVFLSNSGGAWDNAKKFVEDGNHGGKGSEAHAATVIGDTVGDPFKDTAGPAINPLIKVMNLVALLIAPGVVALSIGSSANPGLRWGISLTAAVIVIIAVVISKRRPIAVGDVEVASRLNA
- a CDS encoding STAS domain-containing protein, whose amino-acid sequence is MSFEVSAEMLGNAAVLTVHGDVDLATAAILDSAIADSWSPPGRLVIDATRIAFMDSTGLGVLVKAAIQARDEGGQVAMAGVGSRVQKVLAITGLDEHIAIYDTVADAVRNT